The DNA segment ccgcCGTTGCCACTCTACTGACCGGCCCGCGGGAGGGCTTCCGGTTACAGCCCTCTATCGATCATTGATTAGTTGTTGCTTTCCTTAAATTCCTTGACACGCATGCACGAACgtgcacagaaacacacatacacacataatatcacacacgcacagcggGGATTCGACGATTCTTTTTGACTGCACACACGTACGGCGGAGCGACACTGTGCGATAAGCAAGAATAATCGGGCTTGGCTCAGCAAAAACTGCACCCGCTGGCTGGTAATGCGAGGGAGCCTGTTCTTGCCGTTTCGGTGTGCTTCCGTCACTGCTCTGGCCCCGTATAGTTTTCACTGTGTTGTACAGATGCCCCTGTATAGTTTACACGTCCCGACCGCACCCAGACACTTTTTCTTTCTGTATTTCTGTGCCAGTACGCCCCGAGCGGTCTGCTTGATGATTCAGCACCCGGGACTACTATTCCGAGACGTATCGTCCTACAGCGAATGCGATGGAAGAGTTCACGATTTGTCTAATTAAACAGATTCAACTGCACGCGTAGAATTTGGCCCCGTTTCGTTAGCAGCAGCGAGTTTGCACTGTTTTGACAGTTCTCCAGCTATCCATGGATTCGCTTggggctgccgctgctgctgtgatgatgctgctgctgctgagcaaAGTGGAGCACCAAGCAACGGAATGGAAATCTGGCCTTCTTCGATGAGGCAAAGGGGTTTCGTTTTAAAACCACTTTCCACTGCAAACCATTCCGCGCCTTCCTCCGCTGCGCTGACAACAGCACTGCCCCGGAGGGGCAACTGTAGGCTTGGTGACAACGGGGCAAAACAACTTTTCCATCACGGTGTACCACACAGTCAGGTGTCCCTTTGTCTTGCCTTGCCCGAACTGCTTTACCCGCTTCCCCCGGGGCCACTTGCTAAACAATctagcacacacgcacacacatacacggatGCAAGAAACTTACAAGCACTTTTTCCGCTCGGTGTCGCGCGTGTCTATTGTTTCATTTCCAATTTGCACAACACTGGTCGGTCGGACGACTGAATCGCGTCGATCTAAAATCGCCCAACACTCCTGGCGCtctgcacacgcacacaccacgcACGATCGAGCCAGTTCATCGGAATGGCACGCGTCAAATCTGCCCCTCGGACGCGCTTTTCGTGGTGTGTGGATGAAAGGAAAATGAGGCGAGGTGAAAGGATTTGTTTTCTCGCCAATGGGTGTAAATTGGACATTCTAGTTGACTATGAACTTGTAGAAAATTACTCAAGTTTAGAGTGAACAATACAAAAATggagctaaaaatagaaagcGAAATTTATGGTTTAATTACCAAAAACgttattacaaaaaatatattttcctGTTTGTCGGATGTTAgttgtttgacagttggacAATCGCGTTTCTTCAGATCAATTTTTCTTGTGCGCTACCAGAAGGGCAATGCCAATTAATATCTGAATTGAACAATTtggatataaaaaataataattgacTACCATTAATTGTACAAAATTGTGGAAAATAACATTTTCTACATCCTTTGCAAACCAAATAATCTTCGACCGTTGTGTTTCGAACTGTCAAATGTGTCGGACCGTTCAAATCCGCTGTCAGAAAAAAAGATCCCCCTGTCGcaaggtttgtttttcttcggtgCGTGATTCCACTCGGTCGTCGCGGATAACTTATTCGGTAGAACTCTCGCAAATAAAACCAAGATGAGGCTGTCCGTGCTGCGCTTTGCGCGACTAAACCCCTCCGTCAAGGAGCTGCGGCTGCACCTCTGCCAAACTGGCGAAGAATCCAAGGGTGTACGGTAAGTAAACATGGCCACGGAACCCGCTCCTGCCAGTGAAGGAAGATCTATATTGTTACACAATCGTTCACCGGCGCTGGCATCATATTTGTGTTTCGTTCTCTTTCCACGGTCCGCGCTCTGCAGTGATTTCGTCAACACACGCTACGTTCAGCTGAAGCGGGACAATCCGTCCCTACCGATACTGGTGCGCGAGTGCAGCGGCGTGCAGCCGAGGCTCTGGGCACGTTACGGTACGGTATTTTCGCAACGGTGCTGCTGATAGCAGTGCTTTATGTGTGCGTGGTGAACTTCATGCAATATCTTTACTTCTTTGCAGAACTCGGAAAAGAGAAATCTGTCACGCTAACAAACGCCACCGCCGAGGACATTTCGAAGCACATTGAAGCACTGGGCAAGGCGCAATGAGAGTGAAGCGCGTCACAGCAGGTACCCGCCTACCGGCGTGggttgtttgaaaatgttagGAAATTGTATGTAACCAAACAAATGGAACTGCAACTGGAGTGGAAATAAATCACTTCCAAGACAAAAAAAGCCACGACGCATTTCGACATTTCGATAAAACCCGAAACGGAACTTCTGTAATGAAGGCATACAATTAAGTGGAtttattttgtgtgtatgtgtgtttaaaaTCTATTCTTGATTTGCACATCGACATTGCTTAAATAAGATCCTCGCCGTAACTGGAGAACTGAGGTCACACATTTATTGCTCTTAAAAcatgtttgcttgttttattttgcggCTATTACAGCTTTAAGTGTAATGTTAAATGTACTGAGATAGAGGAGTTCCTCATACTTTACCAACGTCTTGCCTGTGATAAAGGAAAATAGAACACTGTACTGTTCGGTACCGTGTAAGTTCTGTCCTGAACTAAATTCTGCGCTGCACAAACGAATAGAAAAGCTCGTAAATAGATCGAAGAGTAACAGAAAAGAAGTAAATATGAAAATGAATTCGTCACAATTGCACTATACTATCAAGGATTCTTTTGgggtaaaaaagaaaagttcCAACACAAACGAGCTATTGAAGAGAAAAATATACCAAACGCATCACTCCGGCATCAAACTGTACTATAAAAGTATGCTAAACTCTTATTAATGGTTTAAatagataaaataaatgaaatattctGTATAGTACATTAATGATGCTCGGAAAGGTTACGAAAATCTACTTTCGAAATTCATCCGCGTTTAGCGACGAGTGTGTTTTGATCAACGACTGATTATTTCTtcctaaaaaaaacatcttttttcAGTTAACATACGTTTGTCGTTGTGTCACTACGATTGATTAATTACACACTAGTTTAATCGCTGCGAAATGGGAATCTTCTTTCGGCGGCGGCTCATCTGCGAACGTTCCCACAGCTCGTAGTAGCGTTCCTGTTTGAGCCATTCCTGGTACTTGTACCACCACTCCTCCCACTTGACATAGTCCTGCAGATCGAGATCGCGCAGGTATCCGCGACCCTTGTAGTATTCGTAGCGCACCCGCACATCGTCCCACGACGACAGACCGCTCGGTCCAGTAGTCATCAGCTCCTCCGGGAAGTGACCGGCCGGGGCAGGTGAATAGCTGCACAAAGCagaaaatagagcaaaaataaaacaataatgattaaaaacaaataatgatCACAGATCAGCAATGTTTTGGTTAAGTTTGTTTCCATGTGCGCGGTCCGCGGTGCGTGTAATGCTTACGTGTAACGGGTCGGTGGTGCTTCGAGCTCCTCCTCGATCATCACTTTCAGATCACCGCCGGCCGAGTTCTTGGTGATGCGCATATTTTCCATGTTCGACCGGTCGACGCTCCACTGCGCCATCTTACCGAAGCGCTCCGAAAGTGTCATCCGAGTGGTGGCCGTAAAGCGGGGCAGCGAGCTTTCACTGCTGCTCGATTCTTCCGACCCGCTCGACGGCGAACGAGGTCGGGACCGGCGCTTTGGTTCACCTTCTATTTTAACCCGAGCGCGCAGCTTTTCGGCACTCTTGTCCTTATGGTGTTTCTTGTGGCCCGTGCCGGATGAGCTCGATGATGCTGCGGGATGTGCGGTTTGTGACGATGAGGACGCCGCACCGGATACGGCTGCATCGTGACCGTTCGCGCCCAGCACGTCCGAGGACGGTGGTGGTAGCCGTTGTTTCGATGGACGTACTTTCGATGGCCGTGCATCTTCTGGCACAGGGCCGGAACTGGACGATTTGGCTCCATGTTTGGAGCGTTTCGGTGGGGACAAAGCACGATCCGAGTCCGGTGTTTGCGGGCGCCGTGATCGCTGCTCTGGCAGCGGCTGTGGAATCGAGCGAGATGGACGATGCTCACGAGATGGCTGCGGACACAGCAtggcaaaaacataaaattaacgAACTGATAGACAAAAAGGTTTGCAACCGAAATACAATCTACCTTTTCCGGAACGCGATGACCCTTTGGCAGGGGTtctggcggtggcggcagaTGCTTACGCCGTGGATCGACTGGCGGTGGACTCATCGGGCGCAGACGACTTTCGTGACTTCCCGCGAGACCTTCGCGGCGGAGGCCTTTCGAACCGTTGTTGTGCGGCGGCGAACGAACGCGCGGGCGCGGATTGGAAAACGACCGAGATCTGTGCAAGGAAGTTGCATGAGTATTGAATCATAGCAATAAGAACTAAAACTTCCGGCATTCGCATGAAATACGACGCACCGAGGTTTACCCCGCATTGAATACGGTAGGATAGTGAAATACGTTTAGTCCGACATTTGCAGAACTACACGATTGCTTTTGCCATCTCGCTCTCGGTCTACCATCACTTACCTAGAACGGCGACGTCGACGGCGATGATCGTCGACCGAACAGCCGGAACAGGAATCGTCGGAACAGCTGCTCATGGACGCCGATCGGCTCATCTACATTCGGTACAGGGGGAAACACAATTATATTATTTGCAAATGGAATAACCAGTACAACCTTAACCAGGACCAAATATGACAACCAAAATCATTGATTTCATACGGAGTATGCAACGATGTCGATAACAATTTCGTTAAATTTTAATGATCAAACCTGCAGCTGCgacacagcagcaaaaaccaaacattaCTAACCCTTGGCGGTGGCGAGGGAGGCCTTTTCGAGCGTGGTACCGGCGGAAGACGGCCACCCTTTGAGGGTGGAGGCCCCAGATGTGGTGACATGCGGCGGGGCGGCCTGCGCGGTGATTCCGGCCCCATACCGGGCGGTGGCGACGGTCGCCTGCGCATTTCACCAGGCGACAGGGGACGACGCATCATGCCGCCACCCATCGGTGATTTGCGGCGCATTCGCGGCGACGGCGACCGGGGTCGCCGCTTCAGCTCCGGCGGTGGCGGTTTCCGGCTGATCGGTGACGGCGAGGGCGAACGGCGCCGCATCGGAACCGGCGAATGCGGCGACATGTGCCGCTTGCGCATCGCTAGCATCGGTGACGGCGAACGTCGATGAGGCGGGCGCGGCGATCGAGGCGAACGGCTGCGTCGGCCGTTGCCATAGCGACCGCCGGCACCGCCCGGCCCACGGTCCGAGTCGGAGCTGCTCGGATCGTCCTCGATGTACAGCTTTTTGTAGCCCGTATGGCGCCAACGGTTCGGATCCTTTTCCTCCACCTCCAGCAGCTTTTTGTCCCAGGTTTCATTCGGAAAGGCGCGGGCCTTCTTCATCACCATATCAATCTCCTTCCGCTTGCCGGCTGGGTGGCTTGGATCTACGGAAATAGAACATAGATTGTTAGCATTCCACTTCCGCTTTTCAGGGTAGGTTAAGCAATTGTAACACTCACCAGTTATCTTCGCCCGGCTGGGATTTCGATCCATGCGAAGTTTGCTGCCACCACCGAGTGGGCCACCGCCTCCCGGACCACGCGGCGGTGGACTTAAGTCGCGCCGACGTAATGACATCGTTTCGCGGCTGCGGACACACAAGTACCGGTCCGTAAAAACAACACCACGGTAGCACACACGCGGTTGTGgagcttttgcttttttatgctttttgtttctcttcgGTCTGCCGGTATGCTAATCAAAGCAATCCACTCTTCTGCTGATACGCACGTTTTACGTTTACGCACTACACCGAGCCACCGAATCCATGCGATCCACAGATGCAGGACATTTAGGTGGAGCGGGCGtggagtgagtgagtgtgtgtgtgtttatgttattGTGGGACGGTTTTTTCGTGCGAGTCTTAAGATGAAGGATGATGCGAGGcgataaaacaagaaaagcaaGTAGAATTAGTACCACGTCTCGGACAATGTTGAGAGGAAATTACAGATCAGGCTAGCATGGCGGACGTTTCCAATTCATCcgcttgcacacacaaaaaggcatTCCGAACAGCGCCCAACATCGACTACATCTAGTGCTTCTGCGGGAAGGTGCAGGACAGTGAAAGCTCCTCTAGAATCGCGCAACCGGAAACCGTGCGAATCCGTCGCAAATGTTACGACGATACGAACAGCATGTCGCGGCATGTTTGCGTTTTGCATGACCCGATGCTAGCTTAATTCGCGAACCGAAGTGCCGAAAATAACGTAAGCAAAAGGAGATTTTCCGAACAGATCCCGGCGGCGGAGTGTTTTGTCTGCGAATACCGAGGCCAACAGACGAATTCATCGCACCCGAGCGCGGTTCAAGATAAGCGAACGACGACTTTTCGATAGCTGACGCGAACGGACGGACCGGCGGACGAACGGAAGGACGAACGAAAGGACGGGCGGTCAAACGAACGGACGGACGACGGTCACTAGAGGAGCTTTTCGAATCCTTTCCGTGCTTGCACACCGTACGGTCACCGGGCTTGTTGCAGTGCACTTCGATGCAACGGCACGATGCACCACTTTGCACGCACTCTGTACACCGGGTCAACAGTGTCAAGCAATCTTCTTCCGATTGGCTTTGACCTATTTCTGTACTACGCAGCAAGCTGCATCACTTTCCGGCAGCAGCACGCTTGCCTCAACCCGGCGCAAAGGCGAACCACCGGAGAAGGGTTAAACCGAGCAACCGAACCATATCGTCGACCGGAACGATGCGTCTTTCACTTCCGTACTCGGCTGGCGGATACATTTTGGCTTTTTCTTCCGCTAGCTACCGGATGCTATCACTACGCAACGCGGGTAAAATCGATCGAATGCATCGTTTGCATTACTTTTTCATCgcttcacaaacacaaacaataacCACACTCTTGCACCGACGGAAGCAAACAAAGCTGTGCCGTACAGAGACTTGCTTTATTACCTCTTTTTCTGCGCGCAGAACATTCGTGCAGCGTTCCGACGCACACGGCAACGTTAGAGCGCTGCTTTTCCCGACCAGAACGCGAATAGTTTGGCTCGTTTTTAGCAGTATTTTTCCGCAACAATTGCGTTAAACTTTCGCGATACCCGACGCCATCCGCTCTGTCGTTTGCTTTGACATCGAAAAGTACGCCATCTTTGTGCGACGATCCTGCTCCAGGCGTTATGGGCCGATTTTGACGTTTGGCAAGCGTTACGCGAGGTTTCGTTACATTGTGCCGGTAGTTTTCGTCGGTTTTGATGAGCGGCAggaaaatggtgcaaaaaatgCCCTTTTTTAGTGCATTTTAGTGATTAAACCAAAAGGAGAGGACTTTTTTGGATGCAgaacttaaaatttaaatttattttcaaaaaactGTTGAAAATGCAAACTTATCGATTGTCAAAAGTGGCTGTCACAATTTTGACAGCGGGcgagtcgttttttttttcttcttccaatTCCCAGAAGAGCGACACCACGGGGGTAgccattttgaaaaattccgTGCTTACGCTCGCTTGCCCCGAGCAGAACGAATCCCTTTTCGCTGCTTGGAATCCGTTTTCACGCGACCAACACTAACGGCTAGTGATTTGTTGTGCCAAGTGAAAACCTTCCACCGGATAGCACCGCTTTCGTGCGCCCGAGTGTACCGTGCTGTTAAATAATCTGCCCGAAAAGACGGCCATTGATGCCGTGAGGGTGATTCGACGACAAGTGTTCATGGCAGCTGCTGCTACGTCGTGGTAGAATCCGTGCGGTGGTTCCCTTTGGGTTacgttttggtttgttgtgCGAAGTGTTGAAGAAAATCCATCACCGTGGCGTCGTCAATAGAAGCAACCAGCATGGAGACGGTCCGGGTCTTCAACCAGG comes from the Anopheles coluzzii chromosome 2, AcolN3, whole genome shotgun sequence genome and includes:
- the LOC120949636 gene encoding NADH dehydrogenase [ubiquinone] 1 alpha subcomplex subunit 2, whose product is MRLSVLRFARLNPSVKELRLHLCQTGEESKGVRDFVNTRYVQLKRDNPSLPILVRECSGVQPRLWARYELGKEKSVTLTNATAEDISKHIEALGKAQ
- the LOC120949635 gene encoding serine/arginine repetitive matrix protein 1, giving the protein MSLRRRDLSPPPRGPGGGGPLGGGSKLRMDRNPSRAKITDPSHPAGKRKEIDMVMKKARAFPNETWDKKLLEVEEKDPNRWRHTGYKKLYIEDDPSSSDSDRGPGGAGGRYGNGRRSRSPRSPRPPHRRSPSPMLAMRKRHMSPHSPVPMRRRSPSPSPISRKPPPPELKRRPRSPSPRMRRKSPMGGGMMRRPLSPGEMRRRPSPPPGMGPESPRRPPRRMSPHLGPPPSKGGRLPPVPRSKRPPSPPPRMSRSASMSSCSDDSCSGCSVDDHRRRRRRSRSRSFSNPRPRVRSPPHNNGSKGLRREGLAGSHESRLRPMSPPPVDPRRKHLPPPPEPLPKGHRVPEKPSREHRPSRSIPQPLPEQRSRRPQTPDSDRALSPPKRSKHGAKSSSSGPVPEDARPSKVRPSKQRLPPPSSDVLGANGHDAAVSGAASSSSQTAHPAASSSSSGTGHKKHHKDKSAEKLRARVKIEGEPKRRSRPRSPSSGSEESSSSESSLPRFTATTRMTLSERFGKMAQWSVDRSNMENMRITKNSAGGDLKVMIEEELEAPPTRYTYSPAPAGHFPEELMTTGPSGLSSWDDVRVRYEYYKGRGYLRDLDLQDYVKWEEWWYKYQEWLKQERYYELWERSQMSRRRKKIPISQRLN